A single genomic interval of Camelina sativa cultivar DH55 chromosome 11, Cs, whole genome shotgun sequence harbors:
- the LOC104723409 gene encoding cell division cycle 7-related protein kinase-like isoform X1, translating to MDPRSPRPKQISVGHMRENEEQEELQLMPLLKRSRKDEDDVNYSVIDSRTVAGGSMLGTIIALESQASLKLNAHNREIMAFDLNAQPGPQTEIFGSEIVANALVDVNPTRPLEQSKEDLPYPQEGGYCEQLETEDFQIADNEVSFQDGDDKNRKDLFPKEEIQTTCLQIVEDTEDRTVDICSTPVRDLPLKPSATEANQDKSLVQKTQNQCKSPGNSKTHSSSPEKKHTRKSKAIQKSKQNFNSLQHKDQKDQSRHNTIPDFDSYTIVEEEGSGGYGIVYKAKRKTDGTYFAIKCPHAGAQKHYVNNEIRMLERFGGKNCIIKHEGCLKNGDSDCIILEHLAHDRPDLLKREIDVYQLQWYGYCMFKALSSLHKQGVVHRDVKPGNFLFSRKTNKGYLIDFNLAMDLHQKYIRADKSKEASDLPTASKKHHTLVKSLDARNRGTNKSSQRTLVPNRLMKAVGKILNSQGAEGSGLTSAKDVTSIRNNPSGEKRREPLPCHGRKALLDFLQETMSAPIPNHEVSSKAPTSMRKRVAALPGKAEKELLYLTPMPLRSNGRPEAGAVIQKKDGPCSGTKGFRAPEVCFRSLHQGTKIDVWSAGVTFLYLIMGRTPFTGDHEQNVKDIAQLRGSEELWEVAKLHNRESSFPEELYESRYLKGMDLRKWCELNTKRREFLEAIPQSLLDLIDRCLTVNPRRRISAEDALKHEFFQPVHETLRNQRLLKQQQTQPQPSVVADAVASRPNSKLTLQL from the exons ATGGATCCGAGATCTCCGAGGCCAAAGCAAATTAGTGTTGGGCATATGAGAG AAAATGAGGAACAAGAAGAGCTACAGTTAATGCCATTGCTTAAAAGAAGCCGaaaggatgaagatgat gtgAATTACTCTGTAATTGATAGCAGAACTGTTGCTGGTGGATCTATGCTTGGGACTATTATAGCTTTAGAATCCCAAGCTTCGTTGAAGTTAAATGCACATAACCGAGAAATAATGGCTTTTGATCTTAACGCTCAGCCTGGTCCGCAGACTGAAATTTTTGGTAGTGAGATTGTTGCCAATGCTTTAGTGGATGTCAATCCTACGCGTCCCTTGGAGCAAAGCAAGGAAGATTTGCCATATCCTCAGGAGGGTGGATATTGCGAGCAACTTGAAACTGAAGATTTTCAAATTGCTGACAACGAAGTATCATTCCAAGACGGTGATGATAAAAACAGGAAAGATCTCTTCCCTAAGGAGGAGATACAAACTACCTGTTTGCAGATTGTGGAGGATACTGAAGATCGCACTGTGGACATCTGTAGCACCCCTGTCAGAGATCTACCGTTGAAGCCTTCTGCTACAGAAGCTAATCAAGATAAATCTTTGGTACAGAAAACTCAGAATCAATGCAAATCGCCAGGAAACAGCAAAACGCACAGCTCTTCCCCTGAGAAAAAACACACCAGAAAAAGTAAAGCTATCCAGAAGTCGAAGCAGAATTTTAACTCTCTTCAACATAAAGATCAGAAG GATCAGTCAAGACATAACACAATTCCAGATTTTGATTCTTACACTATTGTAGAGGAAGAAGGTTCAG GTGGCTACGGGATTGTTTATAAGGCGAAGAGGAAAACTGATGGAACATATTTTGCCATTAAAT GCCCTCATGCTGGTGCTCAGAAGCACTATGTAAATAATGAAATCAGAATGCTAGAGCGTTTTGG GGGGAAAAACTGTATAATAAAGCATGAAGGCTGTCTCAAGAATGGAGATTCTGATTGCATCATCCTTGAGCACCTTGCACATGACAGACCTGATTTATTGAAGAGGGAAATAGACGTGTATCAGCTACAGTGGTACGGCTACTGCATGTTCAAAGCTCTATCGAGTCTGCATAAGCAG GGTGTTGTTCATAGGGATGTTAAGCCAGGAAACTTCCTCTTCTCTAGGAAGACCAATAAAGGCTATCTCATTGATTTTAACCTTGCCATG GATTTGCACCAGAAGTACATCAGAGCAG ATAAATCAAAAGAAGCTTCAGATCTTCCAACCGCCAGCAAGAAACATCATACATTGGTTAAATCACTTGATGCGAGAAATCGAGGGACCAACAAATCTTCTCAGAGAACTTTAGTGCCCAATAGGCTCATGAAAGCCGTGGGAAAGATCCTCAATAGCCAAGGGGCAGAAGGGTCTGGCTTAACTTCAGCTAAAGATGTGACCAGCATAAGGAACAACCCTTCAGGCGAAAAGAGGAGAGAGCCTTTGCCATGTCATGGAAGAAAAGCGCTTTTAGATTTTCTGCAGGAGACAATGTCTGCTCCAATTCCAAACCATGAAGTATCATCCAAAGCTCCTACATCTATGAGAAAACGGGTAGCTGCTCTTCCTGGGAAAGCTGAGAAGGAACTTCTTTATCTGACCCCAATGCCACTGCGCTCTAACGGTCGGCCTGAAGCAG GGGCAGTAATTCAGAAGAAAGACGGTCCTTGCTCAGGAACCAAAGGCTTCCGAGCTCCAGAG GTTTGCTTTAGATCTTTGCACCAAGGAACTAAGATAGACGTGTGGTCTGCGGGAGTTACTTTCTTATACCTCATAATGGGAAGGACACCTTTCACTGGTGACCATGAACA GAATGTAAAGGACATTGCACAACTACGAGGCAGTGAAGAATTATGGGAAGTTGCCAAGCTGCACAACCGTGAATCCTCTTTCCCTGAG GAATTGTACGAGTCAAGGTACTTGAAAGGTATGGATTTGAGAAAATGGTGCGAACTCAACACAAAACGCAGAGAGTTTCTAGAAGCAATTCCACAGTCGCTCCTTGACCTCATTGATAGATGTTTGACAGTTAACCCGAGGCGACGAATCAGCGCAGAGGATGCTCTCAAGCACGAATTCTTCCAACCAGTACATGAAACCCTAAGAAACCAAAGGCTCCTAAAACAGCAGCAAACGCAACCGCAGCCTTCAGTGGTTGCTGACGCAGTAGCCAGTAGGCCAAACTCTAAATTAACATTACAATTGTAA
- the LOC104723407 gene encoding lysine-rich arabinogalactan protein 19-like: MASSSCSHTFLLLALSMVLIPFSLAQAPMMAPSGSMSMPPMSSGGGGSMVSPPAMSPMPMMMTPPPMPMTPPPMPTITPPPMPMTPPPMPMMTPPPMPMAPPPMPMASPPMMPMTPSTSPMAASPSPVTVPGMASPPMPSGMESAPSPGPTPPAMASPDSGAFNVRNNVVTLSYVVGVVAAHFLLV; this comes from the coding sequence atggcctcttcttcttgttcacaTACCTTCCTCTTGCTTGCATTGTCTATGGTTTTAATTCCTTTCTCTTTAGCTCAAGCTCCCATGATGGCTCCTTCTGGCTCAATGTCCATGCCGCCTATGTCTAGCGGCGGCGGTGGAAGCATGGTCTCTCCTCCGGCGATGTCTCCGATGCCAATGATGATGACTCCACCACCTATGCCTATGACGCCACCACCCATGCCTACGATAACTCCACCACCTATGCCTATGACTCCACCACCCATGCCTATGATGACTCCACCACCCATGCCCATGGCTCCACCACCTATGCCTATGGCTTCACCACCAATGATGCCAATGACTCCATCTACCAGCCCAATGGCAGCAAGCCCAAGCCCAGTAACAGTTCCCGGTATGGCTTCCCCGCCGATGCCATCCGGAATGGAATCCGCACCTTCTCCGGGACCCACGCCGCCGGCCATGGCCTCGCCTGATTCCGGAGCTTTCAATGTTAGAAACAACGTCGTAACACTTTCGTACGTTGTTGGAGTTGTTGCAGCACACTTTCTCCTCGTTTGA
- the LOC109127201 gene encoding LOW QUALITY PROTEIN: disease resistance protein RPP5-like (The sequence of the model RefSeq protein was modified relative to this genomic sequence to represent the inferred CDS: deleted 1 base in 1 codon; substituted 1 base at 1 genomic stop codon): CDGNNGNHFSCRPIDGKYFKFLNLKLDVFASGLILRSCFKPADLLGGKVPSYFQHRAYGDSLTVTLPQSSLSQVFFRFKACVVVVAEGNDWYPYLEVNVGFNGTQYWHSFFEDAKPKLCKTDHLFSCSFKFQPTDRPSKLAFNDVKFKFSSSTRIXECGVRLLNVFPSRDDSDGSSETDYMALGASEECINLPCGHIVANTGLDALNLELSLRQGDASSVSLEGEAFYVDSVITEQQDAVIPILHNLFYHSVAIWRDFREPKS, translated from the exons TGTGATGGGAACAATGGAAATCACTTTTCTTGTAGACCAATAGATGGGAAATATTTTAAGTTCCTGAATCTCAAACTGGATGTATTTGCGAGTGGACTCATCCTGCGATCATGCTTCAAGCCTGCGGACTTACTAGGTGGGAAAGTGCCTTCGTATTTCCAACATCGAGCTTATGGAGATTCCCTAACAGTCACTTTACCTCAGAGTTCTCTTTCTCAAGTATTCTTCCGATTTAAGGCTTGCGTCGTGGTTGTAGCCGAGGGCAATGATTGGTATCCATACTTGGAGGTAAATGTTGGGTTCAATGGCACACAGTATTGGCACTCATTTTTTGAAGATGCAAAACCGAAGTTGTGTAAGACGGATCATCTGTTTTCGTGTTCCTTCAAGTTCCAGCCTACAGATCGTCCATCTAAATTAGCTTTCAACGATGTaaag tttaagttttcttCCTCCACGAGGATATAAGAATGCGGTGTACGACTCTTGAATGTGTTTCCATCTCGAGATGATAGTGATGGAAGCTCTGAAACAGA CTAT ATGGCTTTGGGAGCATCTGAAGAATGTATCAACTTACCCTGTGGCCATATTGTAGCGAACACAGGATTAGACGCTCTAAATCTGGAGCTTTCGTTACGGCAGGGAGACGCATCATCAGTTTCCCTGGAGGGGGAAGCTTTTTATGTTGATTCCGTGATAACTGAGCAACAAGATGCAGTTATTCCCATCTTGCATAACTTGTTTTACCATTCTG TTGCTATATGGAGAGATTTCAGAGAACCAAAATCTTAA
- the LOC104723408 gene encoding disease resistance protein RPP5-like isoform X2: MAASSSGSRRYDVFSSFSGEDVRKTFLSHLLKALDGRSIKTFIDHGIERSRPIAPELLSAIRESSISIVIFSKNYASSTWCLNELVEIHKCFNDFGQMVIPVFYDVDPSEVRKQTGRFGEAFETTCKDKTEDVKQGWIRVLSDIASIAGEHLQNGSDEASMTEKIANDVSNKLVTRSNDFGGFVGIEAHLEALNSMLCLESKEARMIGILGTSGIGKTTIARALFSQLFTSNFHHRAFVAYKRTIRDDYGMKLSWEEQFLSDILGQKDFKIYHLGMVEQRLKHKKVLIVLDDVDDLELLKTLVGQTRWFGSGSRIIVITQDRRLLKAHKINLIYEVEFPSKALSLKMLCRSAFEQDSPPRGFMEVAVQVAELTGNLPLGLSILGSSLRGREKKEWMEMLPELQNGLDEDIEKILRASYDKLDKKCQELFIYIAFACLFNGAQVSYIKDLLEDRLSVRLTMLADKSFIRITSPYETIEMHSLLQKLGREIVHAESIDNPGKRRFLVDADDIVDVFTHNTGTETLVGIYFNTSDISEPFFIHEKSFEGIHNLQFLIVCDYGWGRKNEARLYLPQGLVHLPRKLRLLIWNNYPLKCFPSNFKAEFLVELEMEDSKLEKLWEGTQALGSLKKINMRNSRYLKEIPDLSLAINLEKLYLFGCKSLLTLHSSIQYVIKLRRLNMGNCTKLESVPTHVNLKSLKSLEYLNLRGCIRLRNFPQISLYNSTGFFWSELISTVSYLEQASSSSRSRYDVFPSFSGADVRKSFLGHVMKELDYKSIKTFKDHRIERSRSIGHELLSAIRESRISIVIFSKNYASSTWCLNELVEIHDQSCKTLLGRRSVIPIFYDVDPSEVRKQTGEFGEVFKLTCERRPEEDKQRWIQALVDVANMAGVDSRNWCDEATMVKKIAEDVLNNIITPWNFFDESVGLEAHIGNEFNIKKRRL; this comes from the exons atggctgcttcttcttctggcaGCCGGAGATACGACGTTTTCTCAAGCTTCAGTGGGGAAGATGTTCGCAAGACGTTCCTCAGCCATCTTCTTAAGGCTCTCGACGGCAGATCAATCAAAACATTCATCGACCACGGGATCGAGAGAAGCCGCCCAATCGCCCCCGAGCTTTTATCGGCGATTAGAGAATCGAGCATCTCAATCGTCATCTTCTCTAAG AACTATGCTTCTTCAACGTGGTGCTTGAATGAATTGGTTGAGATCCACAAGTGCTTTAATGATTTTGGTCAAATGGTGATTCCAGTTTTCTACGACGTTGATCCGTCAGAAGTTAGAAAACAGACCGGTAGATTTGGCGAGGCCTTTGAAACCACGTGCAAGGACAAAACAGAAGATGTGAAACAAGGATGGATACGAGTTCTGTCAGATATAGCAAGTATAGCTGGAGAGCATCTTCAGAATGG GAGTGACGAAGCAAGCATGACTGAGAAAATCGCCAATGATGTTTCAAATAAACTGGTTACACGATCTAATGATTTTGGCGGCTTCGTGGGGATTGAAGCTCATTTAGAGGCATTGAATTCAATGTTGTGCTTGGAATCCAAGGAAGCTAGAATGATAGGGATTTTAGGAACTTCAGGGATTGGTAAGACTACCATTGCAAGAGCTCTTTTCAGTCAGCTCTTCACTAGCAATTTCCACCATCGTGCTTTCGTAGCTTATAAGAGAACCATCCGAGATGACTATGGCATGAAGTTGAGTTGGGAAGAACAATTTCTGTCGGACATCCTAGGCCAGAAGGACTTTAAGATATACCATTTAGGAATGGTGGAGCAAAGGTTAAAGCACAAGAAAGTTCTTATCGttcttgatgatgttgatgatctaGAGCTACTAAAAACCTTGGTTGGACAAACTCGATGGTTTGGATCAGGGAGCAGAATTATTGTGATCACCCAAGATAGGCGACTTCTCAAGGCTCATAAGATTAATCTTATATATGAAGTGGAGTTCCCATCTAAAGCTCTTTCTCTTAAGATGTTATGCCGATCTGCTTTTGAGCAAGACTCCCCACCCCGTGGTTTTATGGAAGTCGCAGTTCAAGTGGCCGAGCTCACGGGTAATCTTCCTTTGGGTCTCAGTATCTTGGGTTCGTCTTTAAGAggaagggaaaaaaaagagtGGATGGAGATGCTCCCTGAGCTACAAAATGGTTTGGACGAAGATATTGAGAAAATATTAAGAGCTAGCTACGATAAGTTAGATAAAAAATGCCAAGAGTTATTTATTTACATCGCGTTTGCATGTTTGTTCAATGGTGCGCAAGTCAGTTACATCAAAGACTTGCTCGAAGATAGGCTTAGCGTTAGGCTTACAATGTTGGCTGATAAGTCCTTCATTCGTATAACATCACCATATGAAACTATAGAGATGCACAGTTTGCTACAGAAGTTGGGCAGAGAAATCGTTCACGCAGAGTCCATTGATAATCCTGGAAAACGTCGATTTCTGGTGGATGCTGATGATATTGTCGATGTATTTACCCATAATACT GGCACGGAAACTTTGGTTGGAATATATTTCAACACATCAGATATCAGTGAGCCATTTTTCATACATGAAAAGTCATTCGAAGGCATCCATAATCTCCAGTTTCTAATAGTTTGCGATTATGGCTGGGGGAGAAAGAATGAAGCCAGATTGTATCTACCTCAGGGCCTCGTTCATTTGCCCCGTAAACTCAGATTGCTAATCTGGAATAATTATCCACTAAAGTGTTTTCCATCTAATTTTAAGGCCGAGTTTCTCGTTGAACTGGAAATGGAGGATAGTAAGCTTGAGAAGCTGTGGGAAGGAACTCAG GCACTTGGAAGCCTCAAGAAGATAAATATGCGTAATTCGAGATATTTGAAAGAAATTCCAGATCTATCTTTAGCCATAAACCTTGAGAAATTATATCTTTTTGGATGCAAGTCCTTGTTGACACTTCATTCCTCGATTCAGTATGTCATTAAACTGAGGAGGTTAAATATGGGGAATTGCACAAAGCTAGAGAGTGTTCCAACTCATGTCAACTTAAAATCATTGAAGTCTCTAGAGTACCTCAATCTCAGAGGATGCATCCGGTTGAGGAATTTCCCTCAGATTTCGTTGTACAATTCAACCGGTTTCTTTTGGTCGGAATTAATATCAACCGTCAGTTATCTTGAGCA ggcgtcttcttcttctcgcagCAGATATGATGTTTTCCCGAGCTTCAGTGGAGCAGATGTTCGCAAATCATTCCTCGGCCATGTTATGAAGGAGCTCGACtacaaatcaattaaaacatTCAAAGACCACAGGATCGAGAGAAGCCGCTCAATCGGCCATGAGCTTTTATCAGCGATTAGAGAATCGAGGATCTCAATCGTCATATTCTCTAAGAACTACGCTTCTTCCACGTGGTGCTTAAATGAATTGGTGGAGATCCATGATCAGTCTTGTAAGACATTGTTGGGGAGGAGATCAGTGATTCCGATTTTCTACGACGTTGATCCTTCGGAAGTTAGAAAACAGACCGGTGAATTTGGCGAGGTCTTTAAATTGACATGCGAGCGCAGACCAGAGGAGGACAAACAAAGATGGATACAAGCTCTCGTAGATGTAGCTAATATGGCTGGAGTGGATTCTCGAAACTG GTGTGACGAAGCAACCATGGTTAAAAAGATAGCCGAAGATGTTTTAAATAACATTATTACACCATGGAATTTTTTTGACGAATCGGTCGGACTTGAAGCTCATATAGGCAACGAGTTCAATATCAAGAAGAGAAGATTGTAG
- the LOC104727974 gene encoding uncharacterized protein At3g43530-like has translation MVRTKNPSYVEKSNPPADLEEEATRGDESERDSDKTDSIEKSNDKDSSESEDESDVMQPLSMYFDYSQYTKPFKMSGKCYISEAVNLLGGHLKEEELDWFLGHPQFKHFFHMPKDSNHKLMGMWMLLLRTAHLEKKNECWFIVNGTPIRYSLREMAIISGLYCHQYPKFKDGLGSLNFARKQFKGGQIIQYGDVKAKLLSMKKPSEDRLKMAVLYFLSSVIIGKKKGGKNAPSVEPFFLRAVDDLDLCRTFPWGRMAFDENMKDIFHLMGHFDGVVGPQWVFPSFIIPLELLAFGXISTTAEPQ, from the exons ATGGTTCGTACAAAGAACCCAAGCTATGTGGAAAAATCGAATCCCCCAGCAgatctcgaagaagaagcaactcGTGGAGATGAATCAGAACGTGATTCCGATAAAACGGACTCAATTGAGAAGTCAAATGATAAGGATTCATCG GAATCTGAGGATGAATCCGATGTAATGCAACCTTTGAGTATGTACTTTGATTACTCCCAGTATACGAAGCCTTTCAAGATGTCTGGAAAGTGTTATATTTCAGAGGCGGTAAACTTATTAGGCGGTCATCTTAAGGAAGAGGAGTTGGATTGGTTCTTAGGGCACCCACAGTTCAAGCATTTCTTCCATATGCCTAAGGATTCGAATCATAAGTTGATGGGTATGTGGATGTTGTTGCTTCGCACAGCgcatttggagaagaaaaatgaatgcTGGTTCATTGTTAATGGGACTCCCATCCGGTATTCTCTCAGAGAAATGGCAATCATTTCTGGGTTATATTGCCATCAGTATCCAAAATTCAAGGATGGTTTGGGCAGTTTAAATTTTGCTCGGAAGCAATTTAAAGGTGGACAAATAATACAATATGGAGATGTCAAAGCGAAGCTACTTTCGATGAAGAAACCTTCAGAGGATCGTTTGAAGATGGCCGTACTGTATTTTTTATCTAGCGTCATCATAGGGAAGAAAAAGGGTGGAAAGAATGCACCCTCTGTGGAGCCTTTCTTTCTTAGAGCTGTGGATGATCTTGATTTGTGTAGAACATTCCCTTGGGGTCGAATGGCATTTGATGAGAACATGAAAGacatctttcatttgatggGACACTTTGATGGAGTTGTGGGTCCACAGTGGGTCTTTCCTAGTTTCATCATTCCTTTGGAG CTTCTTGCGTTTGGANTTATCTCAACTACTGCCGAACcacaatga
- the LOC109127541 gene encoding LOW QUALITY PROTEIN: uncharacterized protein LOC109127541 (The sequence of the model RefSeq protein was modified relative to this genomic sequence to represent the inferred CDS: inserted 2 bases in 1 codon): MVWNWARHCLLQKVLKLFPSLKRLFLMLVTYLAXVKLKTHLTFWYCC; the protein is encoded by the exons ATGGTCTGGAATTGGGCCAGACATTGTCTCCTGCAGAAAGTTTTAAAGCTTTTTCCTTCACTTAAAAGATTATTCCTTATGTTGGTCACATACCTGGC GGTTAAGCTAAAAACGCATCTGACCTTCTGGTATTGTTGCTGA
- the LOC104723409 gene encoding cell division cycle 7-related protein kinase-like isoform X2, whose protein sequence is MDPRSPRPKQISVGHMRENEEQEELQLMPLLKRSRKDEDDVNYSVIDSRTVAGGSMLGTIIALESQASLKLNAHNREIMAFDLNAQPGPQTEIFGSEIVANALVDVNPTRPLEQSKEDLPYPQEGGYCEQLETEDFQIADNEVSFQDGDDKNRKDLFPKEEIQTTCLQIVEDTEDRTVDICSTPVRDLPLKPSATEANQDKSLVQKTQNQCKSPGNSKTHSSSPEKKHTRKSKAIQKSKQNFNSLQHKDQKSRHNTIPDFDSYTIVEEEGSGGYGIVYKAKRKTDGTYFAIKCPHAGAQKHYVNNEIRMLERFGGKNCIIKHEGCLKNGDSDCIILEHLAHDRPDLLKREIDVYQLQWYGYCMFKALSSLHKQGVVHRDVKPGNFLFSRKTNKGYLIDFNLAMDLHQKYIRADKSKEASDLPTASKKHHTLVKSLDARNRGTNKSSQRTLVPNRLMKAVGKILNSQGAEGSGLTSAKDVTSIRNNPSGEKRREPLPCHGRKALLDFLQETMSAPIPNHEVSSKAPTSMRKRVAALPGKAEKELLYLTPMPLRSNGRPEAGAVIQKKDGPCSGTKGFRAPEVCFRSLHQGTKIDVWSAGVTFLYLIMGRTPFTGDHEQNVKDIAQLRGSEELWEVAKLHNRESSFPEELYESRYLKGMDLRKWCELNTKRREFLEAIPQSLLDLIDRCLTVNPRRRISAEDALKHEFFQPVHETLRNQRLLKQQQTQPQPSVVADAVASRPNSKLTLQL, encoded by the exons ATGGATCCGAGATCTCCGAGGCCAAAGCAAATTAGTGTTGGGCATATGAGAG AAAATGAGGAACAAGAAGAGCTACAGTTAATGCCATTGCTTAAAAGAAGCCGaaaggatgaagatgat gtgAATTACTCTGTAATTGATAGCAGAACTGTTGCTGGTGGATCTATGCTTGGGACTATTATAGCTTTAGAATCCCAAGCTTCGTTGAAGTTAAATGCACATAACCGAGAAATAATGGCTTTTGATCTTAACGCTCAGCCTGGTCCGCAGACTGAAATTTTTGGTAGTGAGATTGTTGCCAATGCTTTAGTGGATGTCAATCCTACGCGTCCCTTGGAGCAAAGCAAGGAAGATTTGCCATATCCTCAGGAGGGTGGATATTGCGAGCAACTTGAAACTGAAGATTTTCAAATTGCTGACAACGAAGTATCATTCCAAGACGGTGATGATAAAAACAGGAAAGATCTCTTCCCTAAGGAGGAGATACAAACTACCTGTTTGCAGATTGTGGAGGATACTGAAGATCGCACTGTGGACATCTGTAGCACCCCTGTCAGAGATCTACCGTTGAAGCCTTCTGCTACAGAAGCTAATCAAGATAAATCTTTGGTACAGAAAACTCAGAATCAATGCAAATCGCCAGGAAACAGCAAAACGCACAGCTCTTCCCCTGAGAAAAAACACACCAGAAAAAGTAAAGCTATCCAGAAGTCGAAGCAGAATTTTAACTCTCTTCAACATAAAGATCAGAAG TCAAGACATAACACAATTCCAGATTTTGATTCTTACACTATTGTAGAGGAAGAAGGTTCAG GTGGCTACGGGATTGTTTATAAGGCGAAGAGGAAAACTGATGGAACATATTTTGCCATTAAAT GCCCTCATGCTGGTGCTCAGAAGCACTATGTAAATAATGAAATCAGAATGCTAGAGCGTTTTGG GGGGAAAAACTGTATAATAAAGCATGAAGGCTGTCTCAAGAATGGAGATTCTGATTGCATCATCCTTGAGCACCTTGCACATGACAGACCTGATTTATTGAAGAGGGAAATAGACGTGTATCAGCTACAGTGGTACGGCTACTGCATGTTCAAAGCTCTATCGAGTCTGCATAAGCAG GGTGTTGTTCATAGGGATGTTAAGCCAGGAAACTTCCTCTTCTCTAGGAAGACCAATAAAGGCTATCTCATTGATTTTAACCTTGCCATG GATTTGCACCAGAAGTACATCAGAGCAG ATAAATCAAAAGAAGCTTCAGATCTTCCAACCGCCAGCAAGAAACATCATACATTGGTTAAATCACTTGATGCGAGAAATCGAGGGACCAACAAATCTTCTCAGAGAACTTTAGTGCCCAATAGGCTCATGAAAGCCGTGGGAAAGATCCTCAATAGCCAAGGGGCAGAAGGGTCTGGCTTAACTTCAGCTAAAGATGTGACCAGCATAAGGAACAACCCTTCAGGCGAAAAGAGGAGAGAGCCTTTGCCATGTCATGGAAGAAAAGCGCTTTTAGATTTTCTGCAGGAGACAATGTCTGCTCCAATTCCAAACCATGAAGTATCATCCAAAGCTCCTACATCTATGAGAAAACGGGTAGCTGCTCTTCCTGGGAAAGCTGAGAAGGAACTTCTTTATCTGACCCCAATGCCACTGCGCTCTAACGGTCGGCCTGAAGCAG GGGCAGTAATTCAGAAGAAAGACGGTCCTTGCTCAGGAACCAAAGGCTTCCGAGCTCCAGAG GTTTGCTTTAGATCTTTGCACCAAGGAACTAAGATAGACGTGTGGTCTGCGGGAGTTACTTTCTTATACCTCATAATGGGAAGGACACCTTTCACTGGTGACCATGAACA GAATGTAAAGGACATTGCACAACTACGAGGCAGTGAAGAATTATGGGAAGTTGCCAAGCTGCACAACCGTGAATCCTCTTTCCCTGAG GAATTGTACGAGTCAAGGTACTTGAAAGGTATGGATTTGAGAAAATGGTGCGAACTCAACACAAAACGCAGAGAGTTTCTAGAAGCAATTCCACAGTCGCTCCTTGACCTCATTGATAGATGTTTGACAGTTAACCCGAGGCGACGAATCAGCGCAGAGGATGCTCTCAAGCACGAATTCTTCCAACCAGTACATGAAACCCTAAGAAACCAAAGGCTCCTAAAACAGCAGCAAACGCAACCGCAGCCTTCAGTGGTTGCTGACGCAGTAGCCAGTAGGCCAAACTCTAAATTAACATTACAATTGTAA